AACAAGAAGAGTCCCAGCAGCGATGGAATAATGAATTTCAGCCTGTCCCTTGACGAATAAGAAACAGGCTGTTCTGTGATGTCTTGTTCAAACACCACTTTTCTTTCAGCTCTCACAATATTCATCCTTTCTGATTTGGATCACGAATTTGGTTTTACCAATATTAATGCAAGTTTCATGCCAAATTCACTTTATTCCGTATTCTTTAAATTTTCTGACGACAGAAGGTTGACTGATACCTAGATGTTTTGCAACCTCCGTCGTAGTTTTATAGTTTTGCTTCGCTTCTATCAGTACGCGTTTTTCTACCTGTTTTAAAGTTTTTTTCAATGGCTGGTGTCCCTGATTGGCTGGAACGTGTTCATTTCTTTCTTTGACGTAAGACTCCGGTAAATCGTGGATCGAAATGATTGGAGAGGGGGATGTCACCACGATACGTTCAATCAAATTCATCAACTCACGTACATTCCCCTTCCACTCGTTGTTCAATAATTGTTGCATCACCGCTTCATCCAATTCCCTCTCCCGGTTATGTTTTCTGGAGAATAGATCAAGGAAATGCTTGATTAACAGCATGATATCAACTGATCGTTCTCGAAGTGGCGGGATCGTGATCGGGATGACGTTCAACCGATAATAGAGGTCTTTTCTGAACTTCTTCTCATCAACCAGTGCCTCGAGCGGTTGGTTCGTCGCGGAAATCAAACGGAAATCAACTTTTCTCACCTTCGTACCCCCGACCCGGTAGAAGGACTTCTCCTGTATGAATTTCAGTACTTTTACCTGATGTTCGAGAGGCAATTCACCGATTTCATCAAGAAATAATGTTCCTCCTTCTGCAAGTTCAACAAGCCCCATTTTCCCATTGCTGCTTGCACCGGAGAATGAGCCGCCTTCATATCCGAAAAACTCAGCCTCAAAAAGCGAGTGTGGAATCGCACCACAGTTCACCTCGATGAACGGCTTGTTTTTCCTTGGACTCTGGTTATGGATGTACTTCGCAAGTTGTGTTTTCCCCACACCTGACTCGCCAAGGAGAAGGACGTTCACATCCACTTCTGCCACCTGGCTTGCAACCATCAGGCACCTTTCCATTTCCCTATCCTTCGTAATGATTCCATCGTTGTTGAAGTTTTGATTACGTAATCTTTTCAGTTCATTTTTTACTCGGTCCATCTCATCTTGCATTTCAAAGAAATAGCTCTTCATTTTCATCAATTCCGTAATATCGTGTGAATAGCTTACTACACGCCAGAGCTCCCCATCCTGGTTACATACTGGAACACCGGTGACCAGGAGCTTTTTGCCGTTATGAGTGGATTGTACAATTGTCTGTTTCTCTTTGGTTTTCAATACCAACGGAGTGATGATCGGTGTAAAAACCCCTTCCCGTTCAAGGTCATAGACCGAACGGCCAAGTAGATCATCGGGCTCGATGTCATAAATGCTGCTGGTCGTATCGGTCACTTTTAAAATCGTACCATCTAAATTGGTGACGAGAATGTCATCTTTCAAAGAATGGAGCATGACTTCATTTTCATCGAAATTTTTTTGTTTTTCTTCCATAAGTAGACGATTACTCCTTTCACGAGACAGCTTGTATTATTCATTTTTGAATAGATTATCAGCTTAATAGCTTTCATAGCAGGACAAACCTATTATTATTCATTTCTGAATATTATTTATTTTTAAATATAACGTAAAGAGGACATTTTCTCAAAGGTTCTCCAAGATATCACGTTGGATTGTCGGTGAAATTTCTTTGCATTTGGTGTAAAAAAGTAACCTCTGGCCGGATTAGCTTCCAAACCCGCCGGAATAACGAAGCCAAAGTATTTATTGCATAAAAATAATAGACAATTCTCCTCCGCTTCCAACATACATTTATACGAGACAAGCTGATTAAGGAGGGATTTTGTGAAGGTTTTATTCATCCCCAAGAAATGGGGTTTATTTATCGCTATCTGTATCTTCCTCGGTTTTGGAACATGGTACATGGTAAAGCCGGAAGTTGTGGAGACTATTGGGACAGCATCTGCAGAAAAGAAAGTCATTAATATGGTTACCGGGGAATTAAAATCGACAATGGATAACGGAGAGGAAATTGAAGCTTACCGTTGGGACCCTGGAACCATTTATATTCCCCATGATAAACCCGTTGAACTGAGCATATTTGGAGTAAACGGTAAAGAACATCCATTTTATATTGAAGGTACTAACATTAAAGGAACAGTTAAAAAAGGCGAAGAAACCATTTTACAACTGCATTTTAAAAAAGAAGGAATTTACAGGCTTATTTGCAAAACACACCCTGATATCGGACATAATGGTCCGATGATCGCTTATATTGTAGTCGATTAGCCAATCAAATCTTATATTTTCAAATACTAAAAGGCGAACCTATTTACTTAGGTGTACGCCTTTTAATACGTTGATTTGCTAATGATGATAATGGTCTGTTTACTTTCTTTTAAACAATAAAGTTAAACGAAAAAAGTTGTTACCAATACTTGACAGGACACCTTGTAGTGTCATATTATAGTTATATAAAATATGACACCATTAAGTGTCTAATCTAGACAAAGATAAGGAGAAGGGTGGAATTGAATAAGAAAAGCGAAACGAGAGATGTTTATAGCGCTGTTGCCGATCCTACACGTCGTAAATTACTTCGGTTATTGGCTGAAACAGGTGAGTCCCCCCTCCATATGTTGACTCCGCATTTCCAAATGGGACGTACAGCTGTTTCAAAACATTTGTCAATCCTAAAGGATGCAGATTTGGTAAAGGAGAAAAAAGTCGGACGGGAAACCCGTTATCGACTTAACGCTGAACCACTCAAAGAAATTGAAGACTGGGTATCCTTTTACACGAAATTCTGGAATAAAAGAGCGGAACTTTTACGTCAATTATTACAGGAGGAAAAGAATGAAACCTGAAATTTCACTGGATTTCCAATTTGACAGTTCGATCGAGAAGGTATGGCATGCGTTAACCGACTCAACTATGCTGGCGAAATGGGTAATGGATAACAACTTCAAACCGATTGTCGGTCACAAATTCCAGTTTCGTACTGAGCCGACTAAGCATTGGAATGGAATTGTCGATTCTGAAGTGCTAGTTGTAGAGGAGCCTTACAGATTGTCCTACACCTGGGTTACTGCAGGTGAAGACACAACGGTTACGTGGACATTGAAAAAGATTGAAGATGATACCCATCTACATCTTGAACATACCGGATTCCAGAGTGAAAGCCTTTCATACAATGGTGCAAAATACGGATGGGTAAAGATGGGAACTGAACTTGAAACGCTGTTAGCAAGATTTCAATTAAATTAAGGAGGAGAATTCAATGGATGTAATTTCCATCATTCTTCAAAGTTTGTTGGCGGCTTACTTTTTATTTTCAGGGAGTGCTAAGGTGATAGGGGCGAAATACTGGACCGATATTTTCGATGAGCTTAGGCTGCCACAATGGTTTCGTGCCATTACCGGTTTCGTCCAGTTAATCGGAGCAGCTGCATTGGTCATTGGGTATTGGTATGGAGGGGTTGTGGTATGGGCAGGCATTTGGCTGGGCATTACAATGTTGATGGCATGCCTTGCGCATCTAAGGGTAAAAGATCCATTCGGCAAAGCGGCACCTGCCATCGTATTTCTTGTCTTAGTCCTCACACTATTCATCATGAATGCAAACGACCTGATGCTTCCCTTATCATGACATCCAGCTAAAACATGATCACAAAATAACTGCCCTCACAGTGCAGTTATTTTTGTGTGTATGTAAACTATTAATCTATATGAGCAGTTTTATCATAGCCCAGTTATCCCTGTTATCAAAACCATCCAAAGAAGTTGGTTGTAAACATAGAAATGGTTACTATTGAAAGGAACACTAATTGAAGGATCGTATAAATATGATCATTTCTATTTTCCGCATATCTCTTCTTCATAATTGCTCGAACCCCTTCAGTAGCAATTATTAATGCAAAGACAAGAATATGAGTTTCCAAGAACCAGATTCTGTCCATAGGGTCACGCGTGACGTTAGTAAATGCACCGAAAAACAAAACGCCAATAAAACTAAACCGAATTACCCAATCTATTTTTCTATGTCGTTCATTTACATGGTCAAATGAAGAGAAAGTCTTCTTATCAACCTTTAGCCATCTTCTCATTACGGCATTAAATGCTATTGCCAATAATGTCACTATGAGCAGTAGCAGAATTAACTTTAACCAAAACATTGGTTCAATCCCATACAAAAAATCCCCCATTCTTCCCATCTATTATTAAAGGAAAACGGCCCGTACCATTCACGAGCCATTTTTCATCCCTGATTTAGATTTTGCACTCGAGTTATTTCTTTTACTATTATTTCGACTTAGAAAGCTCCGGATCCTCCGCCACCGCCGCCGGCACCACTTCCCCCTGTACTGGAATAACCGCCTGAAGAAGAAGCCGTTGATCGATGTGCTGAATGGAAGCTTGTCGTTGCAACGGACGACACAATAATCAACGTGCTCATGTCCATCGAATAAGCAACTTCCGGGCTCCCAGTTTTCGTATTATAGAAGGCATTCGCATAGTCTTCATTTTTCTTTATGATCTTCTTATTCTTGGTGCCGAGTCCGTAAATAAAGGCGCGCATTCGATCATCCTCTGACCAGGACTGCCAATCGTCTTCGGATAAGCGGAAAAATCTTTCCTTGAATATCTTCCATTCCAATATGATCCTCAGACCTTTATCCGTCTTCGGGTTATAAGCTAATGCGTACGTGATGGTGATGGCCATCAACAAGAGAGCCAATAACATCCACTCAAACAGCTCATAGATTGGAAAAAGGATGACGGGCGGAAGCAACAGGATGCTCGATATCCCTATGCCTGCACGATATTTCGTC
The DNA window shown above is from Alkalihalobacillus sp. TS-13 and carries:
- a CDS encoding sigma-54-dependent Fis family transcriptional regulator — its product is MEEKQKNFDENEVMLHSLKDDILVTNLDGTILKVTDTTSSIYDIEPDDLLGRSVYDLEREGVFTPIITPLVLKTKEKQTIVQSTHNGKKLLVTGVPVCNQDGELWRVVSYSHDITELMKMKSYFFEMQDEMDRVKNELKRLRNQNFNNDGIITKDREMERCLMVASQVAEVDVNVLLLGESGVGKTQLAKYIHNQSPRKNKPFIEVNCGAIPHSLFEAEFFGYEGGSFSGASSNGKMGLVELAEGGTLFLDEIGELPLEHQVKVLKFIQEKSFYRVGGTKVRKVDFRLISATNQPLEALVDEKKFRKDLYYRLNVIPITIPPLRERSVDIMLLIKHFLDLFSRKHNRERELDEAVMQQLLNNEWKGNVRELMNLIERIVVTSPSPIISIHDLPESYVKERNEHVPANQGHQPLKKTLKQVEKRVLIEAKQNYKTTTEVAKHLGISQPSVVRKFKEYGIK
- a CDS encoding cupredoxin domain-containing protein, giving the protein MVKPEVVETIGTASAEKKVINMVTGELKSTMDNGEEIEAYRWDPGTIYIPHDKPVELSIFGVNGKEHPFYIEGTNIKGTVKKGEETILQLHFKKEGIYRLICKTHPDIGHNGPMIAYIVVD
- a CDS encoding helix-turn-helix transcriptional regulator, which codes for MNKKSETRDVYSAVADPTRRKLLRLLAETGESPLHMLTPHFQMGRTAVSKHLSILKDADLVKEKKVGRETRYRLNAEPLKEIEDWVSFYTKFWNKRAELLRQLLQEEKNET
- a CDS encoding SRPBCC domain-containing protein; this translates as MKPEISLDFQFDSSIEKVWHALTDSTMLAKWVMDNNFKPIVGHKFQFRTEPTKHWNGIVDSEVLVVEEPYRLSYTWVTAGEDTTVTWTLKKIEDDTHLHLEHTGFQSESLSYNGAKYGWVKMGTELETLLARFQLN
- a CDS encoding DoxX family protein, with the translated sequence MDVISIILQSLLAAYFLFSGSAKVIGAKYWTDIFDELRLPQWFRAITGFVQLIGAAALVIGYWYGGVVVWAGIWLGITMLMACLAHLRVKDPFGKAAPAIVFLVLVLTLFIMNANDLMLPLS
- a CDS encoding DUF4181 domain-containing protein; translation: MGRMGDFLYGIEPMFWLKLILLLLIVTLLAIAFNAVMRRWLKVDKKTFSSFDHVNERHRKIDWVIRFSFIGVLFFGAFTNVTRDPMDRIWFLETHILVFALIIATEGVRAIMKKRYAENRNDHIYTILQLVFLSIVTISMFTTNFFGWF